From one Humulus lupulus chromosome 8, drHumLupu1.1, whole genome shotgun sequence genomic stretch:
- the LOC133794714 gene encoding cellulose synthase-like protein E6 isoform X1: MRRNHGDDRDYLPLFETKSAKSRTQFRLFVGTMLVGICSIFVYRLRYMPLPTKEEGAVLVIRIKLWAWIGLFLSELWFTLYWFVTLVVRWNPVHRHTFKDRLTLRNGEKDLPGVDIFVCTADPKAEPPLMVVNTVLSVMAYDYPPEKLSVYLSDDGASDLTFYALLEASKFSKEWLPFCNKFRVEPRSPEAYFTKASQPHDDDHYSQWASVKKLYEEMKTRIESASKVGKISEAIRREHKEFREWDAFLSSKIDHQTIIQILIDGRDPKAVDIEEHPLPTLVYLAREKRPKYHHNFKAGAMNSLIRVSAHISNAPIILNVDCDMYSNNSESVRDALCFFLDEKKGQELAFVQFPQAFENLTENDIYGSSLRVLMEVELRGFDTNGGPCYIGTGCFHRRESLSGKKFNEASKVILDWKRKNKDEESSAEALEKACKVLASCTYEENTLWGKEMGLMYGCLVEDMLTGLVIQCRGWRSVYYSPERKAFLGAAPTTLLQTLVQQKRWAEGDLQILLSRYCPLTYGYKKIPLRLRLSYLVYFLWSLNCFASLYYVIVPSLCLLKGISLFPQVSSKWVVPFLYVFFGNRVYSLGELTMCGGTYREWLNDQRMWLFKRTTSYFFSVLDHGLRLLGFTDAAFTITEKVVDDDVSERYERELMEFGTTSPMFTTLTTLALLNASGFIWGLKRLLFTEQSLVLNPFALQVVLCGLLVFINLPIYQAIFLRKDKGRLPNSVIYQSIMLALVACSIVLY; this comes from the exons ATGCGAAGAAATCATGGTGATGATCGTGATTATCTTCCTCTTTTCGAAACAAAGTCAGCCAAGAGCCGTACCCAATTTAGATTGTTCGTAGGAACAATGTTAGTGGGGATATGCTCAATTTTTGTCTACAGATTAAGGTATATGCCATTGCCAACCAAAGAAGAAGGTGCGGTACTCGTCATCAGAATCAAATTATGGGCTTGGATTGGATTGTTTCTCTCTGAACTTTGGTTTACTCTTTATTGGTTTGTCACACTTGTGGTTCGATGGAATCCCGTACATCGTCACACTTTCAAAGACAGGCTAACTCTCAG AAATGGGGAGAAGGATTTGCCGGGCGTGGACATATTTGTGTGCACTGCGGACCCGAAGGCGGAGCCACCGTTAATGGTAGTGAACACGGTGTTGTCAGTGATGGCTTATGACTACCCTCCAGAGAAGCTTAGTGTGTACCTTTCGGACGATGGTGCTTCGGACTTGACATTTTATGCCCTCTTAGAGGCCTCTAAATTCTCCAAGGAATGGCTTCCCTTTTGCAACAAGTTCCGAGTAGAACCCAGGTCGCCTGAGGCTTATTTCACCAAAGCTTCTCAACCACACGATGATGATCATTATAGTCAGTGGGCCTCCGTCAAG AAGTTATATGAAGAGATGAAGACAAGAATTGAAAGTGCGTCAAAGGTTGGCAAAATTTCAGAAGCTATACGAAGGGAACACAAGGAGTTTCGTGAGTGGGACGCCTTTCTTTCAAGCAAAATTGATCATCAGACCATTATTCAA ATTCTTATCGATGGAAGAGACCCCAAGGCAGTGGACATTGAAGAACATCCTTTGCCAACTTTGGTATATTTGGCACGTGAAAAGAGACCAAAGTACCACCATAACTTCAAAGCAGGAGCCATGAACTCATTG ATAAGAGTATCAGCACATATCAGCAATGCTCCGATAATTCTCAACGTGGACTGCGACATGTATTCGAACAATTCAGAATCAGTGAGGGATGCACTGTGCTTCTTTTTGGATGAAAAGAAAGGCCAGGAGCTTGCCTTTGTTCAATTTCCGCAGGCATTTGAGAACCTCACCGAGAATGATATTTACGGTAGCTCCTTGAGAGTTCTAATGGAG GTTGAGCTTCGAGGATTTGACACTAATGGTGGGCCTTGCTATATTGGTACTGGGTGCTTTCACAGACGGGAATCTCTTTCTGGTAAGAAATTCAATGAGGCGAGTAAAGTAATACTAGACTggaaaagaaagaataaagatGAGGAGAGTAGTGCAGAAGCTCTCGAAAAAGCATGCAAAGTTCTTGCGAGCTGTACCTACGAAGAAAACACACTGTGGGGAAAAGAG ATGGGTCTGATGTATGGGTGTTTAGTGGAGGACATGTTAACAGGACTAGTGATACAGTGTAGAGGATGGAGATCAGTGTATTATAGTCCAGAAAGAAAGGCCTTTCTAGGAGCTGCTCCAACAACACTGCTCCAAACACTAGTGCAGCAGAAGAGATGGGCTGAAGGAGATCTTCAGATACTTCTCTCAAGGTATTGTCCCTTGACGTACGGATACAAAAAAATTCCCCTAAGACTTCGACTTTCATACTTAGTCTACTTTCTATGGTCGCTAAACTGCTTCGCCTCACTCTACTATGTCATCGTGCCATCACTTTGTCTGCTCAAAGGAATCTCCTTATTTCCTCAG GTGTCCAGCAAATGGGTTGTACCATTTCTCTATGTATTCTTTGGCAACCGGGTGTACAGCCTTGGAGAACTTACGATGTGTGGAGGGACATACAGGGAATGGTTGAACGATCAAAGAATGTGGCTGTTTAAAAGAACCACTTCCTATTTCTTTAGCGTCTTGGACCACGGCCTAAGGCTATTAGGATTCACTGATGCAGCCTTCACGATAACAGAAAAGGTGGTTGATGACGATGTTTCTGAGAGATACGAGAGAGAGCTAATGGAGTTTGGTACTACTTCACCAATGTTTACTACCTTGACGACACTCGCATTGCTTAATGCCTCAGGTTTTATCTGGGGATTGAAGAGGCTCCTCTTCACGGAACAGAGTTTGGTTCTAAACCCATTTGCATTGCAGGTTGTTCTTTGTGGTCTGCTGGTTTTCATCAACCTGCCAATTTATCAAGCAATCTTTTTAAGAAAGGATAAGGGTAGACTACCCAACTCAGTAATTTACCAGTCGATTATGCTCGCTTTAGTAGCATGTTCGATTGTCCTTTATTAG
- the LOC133794714 gene encoding cellulose synthase-like protein E6 isoform X2 — protein sequence MRRNHGDDRDYLPLFETKSAKSRTQFRLFVGTMLVGICSIFVYRLRYMPLPTKEEGAVLVIRIKLWAWIGLFLSELWFTLYWFVTLVVRWNPVHRHTFKDRLTLRNGEKDLPGVDIFVCTADPKAEPPLMVVNTVLSVMAYDYPPEKLSVYLSDDGASDLTFYALLEASKFSKEWLPFCNKFRVEPRSPEAYFTKASQPHDDDHYSQWASVKLYEEMKTRIESASKVGKISEAIRREHKEFREWDAFLSSKIDHQTIIQILIDGRDPKAVDIEEHPLPTLVYLAREKRPKYHHNFKAGAMNSLIRVSAHISNAPIILNVDCDMYSNNSESVRDALCFFLDEKKGQELAFVQFPQAFENLTENDIYGSSLRVLMEVELRGFDTNGGPCYIGTGCFHRRESLSGKKFNEASKVILDWKRKNKDEESSAEALEKACKVLASCTYEENTLWGKEMGLMYGCLVEDMLTGLVIQCRGWRSVYYSPERKAFLGAAPTTLLQTLVQQKRWAEGDLQILLSRYCPLTYGYKKIPLRLRLSYLVYFLWSLNCFASLYYVIVPSLCLLKGISLFPQVSSKWVVPFLYVFFGNRVYSLGELTMCGGTYREWLNDQRMWLFKRTTSYFFSVLDHGLRLLGFTDAAFTITEKVVDDDVSERYERELMEFGTTSPMFTTLTTLALLNASGFIWGLKRLLFTEQSLVLNPFALQVVLCGLLVFINLPIYQAIFLRKDKGRLPNSVIYQSIMLALVACSIVLY from the exons ATGCGAAGAAATCATGGTGATGATCGTGATTATCTTCCTCTTTTCGAAACAAAGTCAGCCAAGAGCCGTACCCAATTTAGATTGTTCGTAGGAACAATGTTAGTGGGGATATGCTCAATTTTTGTCTACAGATTAAGGTATATGCCATTGCCAACCAAAGAAGAAGGTGCGGTACTCGTCATCAGAATCAAATTATGGGCTTGGATTGGATTGTTTCTCTCTGAACTTTGGTTTACTCTTTATTGGTTTGTCACACTTGTGGTTCGATGGAATCCCGTACATCGTCACACTTTCAAAGACAGGCTAACTCTCAG AAATGGGGAGAAGGATTTGCCGGGCGTGGACATATTTGTGTGCACTGCGGACCCGAAGGCGGAGCCACCGTTAATGGTAGTGAACACGGTGTTGTCAGTGATGGCTTATGACTACCCTCCAGAGAAGCTTAGTGTGTACCTTTCGGACGATGGTGCTTCGGACTTGACATTTTATGCCCTCTTAGAGGCCTCTAAATTCTCCAAGGAATGGCTTCCCTTTTGCAACAAGTTCCGAGTAGAACCCAGGTCGCCTGAGGCTTATTTCACCAAAGCTTCTCAACCACACGATGATGATCATTATAGTCAGTGGGCCTCCGTCAAG TTATATGAAGAGATGAAGACAAGAATTGAAAGTGCGTCAAAGGTTGGCAAAATTTCAGAAGCTATACGAAGGGAACACAAGGAGTTTCGTGAGTGGGACGCCTTTCTTTCAAGCAAAATTGATCATCAGACCATTATTCAA ATTCTTATCGATGGAAGAGACCCCAAGGCAGTGGACATTGAAGAACATCCTTTGCCAACTTTGGTATATTTGGCACGTGAAAAGAGACCAAAGTACCACCATAACTTCAAAGCAGGAGCCATGAACTCATTG ATAAGAGTATCAGCACATATCAGCAATGCTCCGATAATTCTCAACGTGGACTGCGACATGTATTCGAACAATTCAGAATCAGTGAGGGATGCACTGTGCTTCTTTTTGGATGAAAAGAAAGGCCAGGAGCTTGCCTTTGTTCAATTTCCGCAGGCATTTGAGAACCTCACCGAGAATGATATTTACGGTAGCTCCTTGAGAGTTCTAATGGAG GTTGAGCTTCGAGGATTTGACACTAATGGTGGGCCTTGCTATATTGGTACTGGGTGCTTTCACAGACGGGAATCTCTTTCTGGTAAGAAATTCAATGAGGCGAGTAAAGTAATACTAGACTggaaaagaaagaataaagatGAGGAGAGTAGTGCAGAAGCTCTCGAAAAAGCATGCAAAGTTCTTGCGAGCTGTACCTACGAAGAAAACACACTGTGGGGAAAAGAG ATGGGTCTGATGTATGGGTGTTTAGTGGAGGACATGTTAACAGGACTAGTGATACAGTGTAGAGGATGGAGATCAGTGTATTATAGTCCAGAAAGAAAGGCCTTTCTAGGAGCTGCTCCAACAACACTGCTCCAAACACTAGTGCAGCAGAAGAGATGGGCTGAAGGAGATCTTCAGATACTTCTCTCAAGGTATTGTCCCTTGACGTACGGATACAAAAAAATTCCCCTAAGACTTCGACTTTCATACTTAGTCTACTTTCTATGGTCGCTAAACTGCTTCGCCTCACTCTACTATGTCATCGTGCCATCACTTTGTCTGCTCAAAGGAATCTCCTTATTTCCTCAG GTGTCCAGCAAATGGGTTGTACCATTTCTCTATGTATTCTTTGGCAACCGGGTGTACAGCCTTGGAGAACTTACGATGTGTGGAGGGACATACAGGGAATGGTTGAACGATCAAAGAATGTGGCTGTTTAAAAGAACCACTTCCTATTTCTTTAGCGTCTTGGACCACGGCCTAAGGCTATTAGGATTCACTGATGCAGCCTTCACGATAACAGAAAAGGTGGTTGATGACGATGTTTCTGAGAGATACGAGAGAGAGCTAATGGAGTTTGGTACTACTTCACCAATGTTTACTACCTTGACGACACTCGCATTGCTTAATGCCTCAGGTTTTATCTGGGGATTGAAGAGGCTCCTCTTCACGGAACAGAGTTTGGTTCTAAACCCATTTGCATTGCAGGTTGTTCTTTGTGGTCTGCTGGTTTTCATCAACCTGCCAATTTATCAAGCAATCTTTTTAAGAAAGGATAAGGGTAGACTACCCAACTCAGTAATTTACCAGTCGATTATGCTCGCTTTAGTAGCATGTTCGATTGTCCTTTATTAG
- the LOC133794714 gene encoding cellulose synthase-like protein E6 isoform X3 — protein sequence MRRNHGDDRDYLPLFETKSAKSRTQFRLFVGTMLVGICSIFVYRLRYMPLPTKEEGAVLVIRIKLWAWIGLFLSELWFTLYWFVTLVVRWNPVHRHTFKDRLTLRNGEKDLPGVDIFVCTADPKAEPPLMVVNTVLSVMAYDYPPEKLSVYLSDDGASDLTFYALLEASKFSKEWLPFCNKFRVEPRSPEAYFTKASQPHDDDHYSQWASVKKLYEEMKTRIESASKVGKISEAIRREHKEFREWDAFLSSKIDHQTIIQIRVSAHISNAPIILNVDCDMYSNNSESVRDALCFFLDEKKGQELAFVQFPQAFENLTENDIYGSSLRVLMEVELRGFDTNGGPCYIGTGCFHRRESLSGKKFNEASKVILDWKRKNKDEESSAEALEKACKVLASCTYEENTLWGKEMGLMYGCLVEDMLTGLVIQCRGWRSVYYSPERKAFLGAAPTTLLQTLVQQKRWAEGDLQILLSRYCPLTYGYKKIPLRLRLSYLVYFLWSLNCFASLYYVIVPSLCLLKGISLFPQVSSKWVVPFLYVFFGNRVYSLGELTMCGGTYREWLNDQRMWLFKRTTSYFFSVLDHGLRLLGFTDAAFTITEKVVDDDVSERYERELMEFGTTSPMFTTLTTLALLNASGFIWGLKRLLFTEQSLVLNPFALQVVLCGLLVFINLPIYQAIFLRKDKGRLPNSVIYQSIMLALVACSIVLY from the exons ATGCGAAGAAATCATGGTGATGATCGTGATTATCTTCCTCTTTTCGAAACAAAGTCAGCCAAGAGCCGTACCCAATTTAGATTGTTCGTAGGAACAATGTTAGTGGGGATATGCTCAATTTTTGTCTACAGATTAAGGTATATGCCATTGCCAACCAAAGAAGAAGGTGCGGTACTCGTCATCAGAATCAAATTATGGGCTTGGATTGGATTGTTTCTCTCTGAACTTTGGTTTACTCTTTATTGGTTTGTCACACTTGTGGTTCGATGGAATCCCGTACATCGTCACACTTTCAAAGACAGGCTAACTCTCAG AAATGGGGAGAAGGATTTGCCGGGCGTGGACATATTTGTGTGCACTGCGGACCCGAAGGCGGAGCCACCGTTAATGGTAGTGAACACGGTGTTGTCAGTGATGGCTTATGACTACCCTCCAGAGAAGCTTAGTGTGTACCTTTCGGACGATGGTGCTTCGGACTTGACATTTTATGCCCTCTTAGAGGCCTCTAAATTCTCCAAGGAATGGCTTCCCTTTTGCAACAAGTTCCGAGTAGAACCCAGGTCGCCTGAGGCTTATTTCACCAAAGCTTCTCAACCACACGATGATGATCATTATAGTCAGTGGGCCTCCGTCAAG AAGTTATATGAAGAGATGAAGACAAGAATTGAAAGTGCGTCAAAGGTTGGCAAAATTTCAGAAGCTATACGAAGGGAACACAAGGAGTTTCGTGAGTGGGACGCCTTTCTTTCAAGCAAAATTGATCATCAGACCATTATTCAA ATAAGAGTATCAGCACATATCAGCAATGCTCCGATAATTCTCAACGTGGACTGCGACATGTATTCGAACAATTCAGAATCAGTGAGGGATGCACTGTGCTTCTTTTTGGATGAAAAGAAAGGCCAGGAGCTTGCCTTTGTTCAATTTCCGCAGGCATTTGAGAACCTCACCGAGAATGATATTTACGGTAGCTCCTTGAGAGTTCTAATGGAG GTTGAGCTTCGAGGATTTGACACTAATGGTGGGCCTTGCTATATTGGTACTGGGTGCTTTCACAGACGGGAATCTCTTTCTGGTAAGAAATTCAATGAGGCGAGTAAAGTAATACTAGACTggaaaagaaagaataaagatGAGGAGAGTAGTGCAGAAGCTCTCGAAAAAGCATGCAAAGTTCTTGCGAGCTGTACCTACGAAGAAAACACACTGTGGGGAAAAGAG ATGGGTCTGATGTATGGGTGTTTAGTGGAGGACATGTTAACAGGACTAGTGATACAGTGTAGAGGATGGAGATCAGTGTATTATAGTCCAGAAAGAAAGGCCTTTCTAGGAGCTGCTCCAACAACACTGCTCCAAACACTAGTGCAGCAGAAGAGATGGGCTGAAGGAGATCTTCAGATACTTCTCTCAAGGTATTGTCCCTTGACGTACGGATACAAAAAAATTCCCCTAAGACTTCGACTTTCATACTTAGTCTACTTTCTATGGTCGCTAAACTGCTTCGCCTCACTCTACTATGTCATCGTGCCATCACTTTGTCTGCTCAAAGGAATCTCCTTATTTCCTCAG GTGTCCAGCAAATGGGTTGTACCATTTCTCTATGTATTCTTTGGCAACCGGGTGTACAGCCTTGGAGAACTTACGATGTGTGGAGGGACATACAGGGAATGGTTGAACGATCAAAGAATGTGGCTGTTTAAAAGAACCACTTCCTATTTCTTTAGCGTCTTGGACCACGGCCTAAGGCTATTAGGATTCACTGATGCAGCCTTCACGATAACAGAAAAGGTGGTTGATGACGATGTTTCTGAGAGATACGAGAGAGAGCTAATGGAGTTTGGTACTACTTCACCAATGTTTACTACCTTGACGACACTCGCATTGCTTAATGCCTCAGGTTTTATCTGGGGATTGAAGAGGCTCCTCTTCACGGAACAGAGTTTGGTTCTAAACCCATTTGCATTGCAGGTTGTTCTTTGTGGTCTGCTGGTTTTCATCAACCTGCCAATTTATCAAGCAATCTTTTTAAGAAAGGATAAGGGTAGACTACCCAACTCAGTAATTTACCAGTCGATTATGCTCGCTTTAGTAGCATGTTCGATTGTCCTTTATTAG